Genomic segment of Campylobacter sp. MIT 99-7217:
ATGTGCATAGGTAGCGGGCGGATCATTTATCAAAACTTAGTGCGTATAAATAAGGCTATTGAAAATGGCGAGCTAGCACAAAATGTAAATTTAAAAGCCTTTTTAAAAAAGCATAAAAGAGTGCATATCGTGGGACTTTATAGCGACGGAGGTGTGCATTCTATGCAAACGCATTTTAATGCCTTGTGCGAAATTTGTAAAAACGAGGGCAAGGAAGTTTTTGCGCATGCTATTACCGATGGGCGTGATGTTTTGCCAACAAGTGGGCTTGATTTTATCAAGGAACTTGAAAATTTTTGCGAACAAAAAGGCATTTTGCTTGCGAGTGTTTGTGGAAGATTTTATGCTATGGATAGGGACAAGCGTTGGGAAAGGGTAAAAGTCTTTTATGACACGCTTTTTGGCAAGGCTGAGACGGCTCAAAAATTTAGCGAATTTATAGCTGATTCTTACGCACAAGAAATCACTGATGAGTTTTTGCAAAGTAGGATAAATCCTAAATTTAAAGGACTTTGCGAAGATGATGGCGTGATTTTTGTAAATTTTAGAAACGACAGAATGAAAGAAATCGTTACAGCCTTAAGTGCTGATGAGTTTAAGGAATTTCAAAGGGATTTTATCTTTAAAAATATCCTTACAATGAGCGTTTATGATGAAAAATTTGCCCTTCCTGTGCTTTTTGCAAAAGAAGAACTTGAAAATACCTTAGCAAGCGTGATTTCAAAGGCAAATTTAAGCCAGCTTCACACCG
This window contains:
- the gpmI gene encoding 2,3-bisphosphoglycerate-independent phosphoglycerate mutase; protein product: MSQKCILVITDGIGYNKSDKFNAFAAAKKPNYEKLFKEVPNTLLKTSGLAVGLPEGQMGNSEVGHMCIGSGRIIYQNLVRINKAIENGELAQNVNLKAFLKKHKRVHIVGLYSDGGVHSMQTHFNALCEICKNEGKEVFAHAITDGRDVLPTSGLDFIKELENFCEQKGILLASVCGRFYAMDRDKRWERVKVFYDTLFGKAETAQKFSEFIADSYAQEITDEFLQSRINPKFKGLCEDDGVIFVNFRNDRMKEIVTALSADEFKEFQRDFIFKNILTMSVYDEKFALPVLFAKEELENTLASVISKANLSQLHTAETEKYAHVTFFFNGGKEDLEVGESRILVPSPKVKTYDEKPEMSAFEVLEAVKKGMDKGEDFIVVNFANGDMVGHTGDFNAAVKAVEAVDTCLGELVQKARQEDYAFIITSDHGNCEAMQDEKGNLLTNHTTFDVFVFVEAKGVSKLKEGLGLSNLATSVLKILGLEKPKQMNEALF